Proteins from one Setaria italica strain Yugu1 chromosome V, Setaria_italica_v2.0, whole genome shotgun sequence genomic window:
- the LOC101779088 gene encoding MAPK kinase substrate protein At1g80180, translating to MAGLQRSSQTFRRSGSSGLVWDERLMSSQDDGNQVEPEDGAMEFKELRHSRSVGSAGLQRRRDDGEERRRRSDDGNQGFHTRRVAPALDPPSPKVPGCIFCGIFRKAGASQPSKPRRRLDMNY from the coding sequence ATGGCAGGGCTGCAGCGATCTTCGCAAACATTCAGGAGGTCCGGCTCATCAGGCTTGGTTTGGGATGAGAGGCTCATGTCTTCACAGGACGACGGCAACCAGGTGGAGCCAGAGGATGGAGCCATGGAGTTCAAGGAGCTCAGGCACTCCCGCAGCGTTGGCTCAGCTGGGCTGCAGCGCAGGCGCGACGATGGCGAGGAGCGCAGGCGGCGCAGCGACGACGGCAACCAGGGGTTCCATACCCGGCGTGTAGCCCCAGCTCTGGACCCGCCTTCGCCCAAGGTTCCTGGCTGCATCTTCTGTGGGATCTTCAGGAAGGCTGGAGCTTCACAGCCATCCAAGCCCAGAAGAAG